The genomic DNA GCGTGGGCGAGACCCTCGCCGAGGTGACCGAACTGATGCGCGACGCCGTGGCGCACGGCGTGCAGATCCTGACCATCGGCCAGTACCTGCAGCCCACGGCGCAGCACCACCCGGTGATCCGCTACGTGGAACCGGCGGAGTTCGCGGAGTACGCCCGCCTGGGCCGCGAGCTGGGCCTCGAGTGGGTCGAGAGCGGGCCCATGGTGCGCTCGAGCTACCACGCCCGCGAACAGAGCGACGGCCTGGCCGACGAGCGCGACGGCCACGCCGCCACGGGATGACCGGCGGGCGGCGCTGGATCGCCTGGGCCGCCCTGGCCTACGCGATCATCATCGCCGCCGTGGCCCTGGGGCTGGCCCGCCTCTACGCGGGGGCGTCGACGCGGCTGGACGAGGCCCTCGGGCAGCGCCTGCTCGCGGTCGCGGGCACCATCGCCGAACTCTCGCCCGCCGAAGTGGTCTTCAGCCACGTGGTCGGCGACACCGCGGCCGACTACGCCCTCGAGACCCTCACCGAGTCCTATCTGGCCATCGCCAGGCGCGAGAATCTGGCCGAGATCACCCTCACCGACGCCATCGACCGCAGCGTGATCGTGTCGACCTCGGCGGCCCTGGCCCCGGGGGCGCCCAACGACTGGTGGGCCCTCGATCCGGGCGCGGTGGAGACGGCCCTGGCGGGACAGCCGGCGGCGACGAAGCTGTACGACCTCGACGGCCCGCGCGGCGTGAAACAGAAATCGGCCCACGTGCCGCTCATGCGCTACGACACCGAGGGCGGCTACGTGCTGGCGGTGGTCACCGTCAGCGGCAGCCCCGACTTCTTCGAGGCCCTCGACGACCTGCGCACCGGCGCCTGGGTGACGGCGCTGGCCGTGCTCGCGGTGCTGGTGGCCATGGGCGTCTTCCTCGGCCGCATCAACGTGGCCCTCGGCCGCTACCGCGCCTCGATCCTGCGCCAGGAGAACCTGGCCGCCATGGGGCGCATGACCGCGGGCATCGCCCACGAGATCCGCAACCCCCTGGGCATCATCCGGGGCGCGGGGCAGCACCTGCAGCGGGTGCTCGGCGACCACGGCATCGCCGACGAGGTGGCCGACTTCATTCCCGAGGAGGTCGACCGGCTCGACCACATCCTCACCGGCTATCTCGCGTTCGGCGCCGACAGGGACGCCGTCGTCGAGACCTTCGACCTGGCCGACGCCCTGCGGCGCGGCGCCGGGCTGGTGCGCGACGAACTGGCCGCCGCCGGCGTGACCCTCGTGGTGCCGCCCGTCCTGCCGGCCCTGCCGGTGCGGGGCGACCCGCGCCGGGTGCAGCAGGTGCTGCTGAACCTGCTGCTGAACGCGCGCGATGCCATGCCCGGCGGCGGGGCGGTCGAGCTCGATGCGGCGGCCGCGGGCACCCGCGCGGTGGTGCGGGTGCGGGACGAAGGACCCGGCCTCGGCGATCTGGCTTCCGACAAGCTCTTCGAACCCTTCTGGACCTCCAAGGAGAAGGGCAGCGGACTGGGGCTGGCCATGTCGCGGCGGATCATGGAGGATATGCACGGCGGCCTGGATCTGGCCGACCGGCCGGACGGCCGCGGGGCCGTGGCCGAGCTGTGGGCCCCGCTGGCACCGGACGCCGGCCCGGCGGCCCGGTGAGCGCGGAAAGGGAGACGACGTGGCGCGCATCCTGGTGGTGGACGACGAGCAGAAGATGGTGGTGCTGCTGAAGAGCGCGCTGGAGCACCGCGGCCACGAGGTGGTCGGGGTGCACGGCGGCGCCGAGGCCCTGGCGCAGGTGCGCGAGCGGGCCTTCGACGTGGTGCTCACCGACCTGCGCATGGAGCCGGTGGGCGGGCTCGAGGTCCTGGCCGGCGTGCGCGAGACGAGCCCGGACACGGCCGTGGTCATCCTGACGGCCTACGGCGAGGTCGAGACCGCCGTCGCGGCCCTGCAGCAGGGCGCCTATCACTTCCTGACCAAGCCCGTCAACTTCCAGGCGGTGGCCCACGTGGTCGAGCAGGCCGTCGGGGCCGAGGCGGTGCGCCGCGAGAACGCGGCCCTGCGGCGGGTGACCGGTGCGCCGGTCGGGACCGACGACGCCCTGGTGGGCGAGGCGGCGGCGACCCGGTCCCTGCGCGAGATGATCGGGCGCGTGGCGCCGTCGGATGCCACCGTACTCATCCGCGGCGAGAGCGGCACCGGCAAGGAGCTGGCGGCCCGCGCGATCCACGCGCGCAGCGGCCGTTCGGACCGGGCCTTCGTCCCGGTGAACTGCGCGGCCATCGCCGAGACCCTGCTCGAGAGCGAGCTCTTCGGCTACCGCAAGGGCGCCTTCACCGGCGCCGACAGCGACCGGGAGGGGCTCTTCGAGGCGGCCCACGGCGGCACCGTCTTCCTCGACGAGATCGGCGAGGCGGGGCCCGCGGTGCAGGCCAAGCTGCTGCGCGTGCTCGAGGAGCGGCGCATCAACCGCGTGGGCGATCCGCGCGAGCGCGAGGTCGACGTGCGCATCATCGCGGCCACGAACCGGCCGCTCGAGGAGGCCATCGCCGCGCGCACCTTCCGCGAGGATCTCTACTACCGCCTGCTCGTCTTCCCCCTCGACGTGCCGCCCCTGCGCGAGCGCGCCGATGACATCCCGCTGCTGACCGACCACTTCCTGCGCGCCCTCGGCCGCCGCGGCCACAAGCTGCCGGCCGGGACCATGGCCCGCATGCGGGCCTACAAGTGGCCCGGCAACGTGCGGGAACTGCGCAACCTGGTCGAGCGGGCCCACATCCTGGCCGGTGACGGGCCGGTGGGCGACGAGCACGTGCTGCTGGACGTGGCGGCGGCCCACACGGGCGAGGAGCCCGGCGCCGACCTGAACCTGGACAACAACGCCCGCCGGCTCATCGCCGCGGCCCTGCAGCGGGCGGGAGGCAACAAGAGCCGGGCGGCGCGCATGCTCGGCATCACCCGGCGCACCCTGTACTCGCGGCTCAGCCTGCTGGGCATGGACGACGGGGACGACGGCGAAGACGAAAACGCCCCCTGAGGGGCGGCCGGGGGCGGAAGCTGTACCGGGAGGGACATCCCGGCCCGGCCGAGGCCCGGCCGGGACGATGCAAGTGCCAGGCGGACATGGACTTGAAGTCGAAGTGCGACGTTCGGGCGGCTGGCATGTCTCCTGCAACGCCGGGCCGGGCGCCGTCCGGCGGCGCCGTGACCCGATCCGGAGGCGAGGACCCCATGAGCGACATCACGAACTTCCGCGCCCGCGTCTCCGGGCCCCGGCTGCGCGGGGCCGGCCTCGGGCTCGTGCTGCTGGCCGCCGTCGCCGTCGGGACCGGGCCGGCCGCCGCCCAGCAGAGCGGCGAGGCCGTGCGGACCTTCATCGAGCGCAATGACGAACTGCTCATGTGGGCCCGTGATCTCGTGGCCGAGACCGAGAGCGACCAGGCCCGCCGCGTGCTGCGGCAGGCGGCCGACCTGCACCAGCGCAGCGTCGACATCCTCGACGGCGGGCGCCCCGTCGAGGCCCTGGCCGTCGGCCGGCGCGCCCGCGACGCCATCTGGCACGCGGTGCGCCTGGCGCGGGAGGCCATGGGGCTGGAGGAGCGGATCCGCATCCGCGCCGAGCGCTTCCGCGACCTGCACCAGGACCTCTCGGAGCGGGCCCGCGCCGGCAACAACGAGCAGGCCCTGCAGTTCCTCGAGCGGGCCCGGCAGCAGGCCGACCGCGCCCGCGAGCTCGTGCGCCAGGGCGACTTCCAGCTGGCCTGGAACCTCCTGGACCAGGCGGGCGATCTCATGGCCCGGGCGGCCCGCGTGCTGGCGGCCGACGCGGGCCCCGA from bacterium includes the following:
- a CDS encoding sigma-54-dependent Fis family transcriptional regulator, coding for MVVLLKSALEHRGHEVVGVHGGAEALAQVRERAFDVVLTDLRMEPVGGLEVLAGVRETSPDTAVVILTAYGEVETAVAALQQGAYHFLTKPVNFQAVAHVVEQAVGAEAVRRENAALRRVTGAPVGTDDALVGEAAATRSLREMIGRVAPSDATVLIRGESGTGKELAARAIHARSGRSDRAFVPVNCAAIAETLLESELFGYRKGAFTGADSDREGLFEAAHGGTVFLDEIGEAGPAVQAKLLRVLEERRINRVGDPREREVDVRIIAATNRPLEEAIAARTFREDLYYRLLVFPLDVPPLRERADDIPLLTDHFLRALGRRGHKLPAGTMARMRAYKWPGNVRELRNLVERAHILAGDGPVGDEHVLLDVAAAHTGEEPGADLNLDNNARRLIAAALQRAGGNKSRAARMLGITRRTLYSRLSLLGMDDGDDGEDENAP